The Musa acuminata AAA Group cultivar baxijiao chromosome BXJ1-8, Cavendish_Baxijiao_AAA, whole genome shotgun sequence genomic sequence AGAAACTCTTTTATCTGACTGACAGGCTAGTTATGATCCATGCAAGAACTGGTAAAGTTCTTGTCCATAGGCAACTCTTGGGCAAAATAGTAAATACAAACGCATCTGCTGGATCATGACCAAACAACAATCCAATAAAGAAACAAAGAAGATAACTGCTCTGAAGAGACAATCTCCAAGTTGTCTGACAACAATTAAGTAATAGGCTCTAAGGAAAGATGGCATGACACCAAATAGGTCTTGTCACAGACCATCTAAGTTCATTATAGGTTTGATTACACCCTAGGTTCTAAACCAAATTTGTATTTCTCTTATCAGGAATTGATAAATCAATCCACCCATTGACTGGTAAATGAACTGTCCAATTTTGGGCAGTCTGTCCACATGTGGTACTCTTGCGGCAGTGTGTTATGGTACCATGTGACAGTACATGGATCCGGTCCAGTTACAAGTCAGTATGGATCTGGTACCCGAAATGTAGAACCTTGATTCATACTTGGTGAGTGTTTGCAACATCATATAAGTTTTGAAAGTTTTCCAAGTCAATAGAAATAATTATAACCTTCAGTTGTGAAGACCTAATCAACCACTATCAATGTTCAAAACCTTAAAGCAAATAATCTGACTATAATGATGGGTTCTTTGGAGCAAAACCTTAGTTCCAGcagttgattgtgtttatatactGTTAATGAAAAACTATGAACTTGTAACTTGTACTTTTGTAAATATCTTAAGGGAACACAGAACAAGAAGAATGAGTACGTAAAATGTTCATTGATAAAAACAAATGAAAACCACATACCTTCTTAAAATCAGCCTGATCAAGTATTGCACCAACATTTTCAGACATGAAGTCCACACCAAGTACTGCAATATATTTGCATCCAGCTTCTGCCATTTTAACAGCCCTATCTGCCATTACCGAGGAATCAGATATATGGATGTGAGGCCACAACTTCTGTGCAGCAGTCAATATGCCTTGGACCTCTGGATCCATGTAAAAAGATTTTCTTTTATCGTAGGACACTCACACCAGTTCTTTAATTTTTGACTCATCAGAAGATAAAAACATTGCCTGCAATTACACTGTAATGGGATGATGAGAACTTGTCAAAACTTCCGTTCATGCCAAACAGAAGAGTAATGCAATGAATTCTTCTTTCTGCACGACACCAACATAAGATGAAGTATGCATACATCTGTTTATAACGAAATATTCATCTTCACTACTGTGGCACATCGACAATTTGTCAGCATGGTTCGGCACAAGGTATGCATATACAAACACAAAGTCCTCTGTCTGGCAGAGAGTTTGTGCACTAAACTAATATTAGGTACTACGTCTGCAATTGATGGATTGATAATTGTGGACATAGCAAATAGAGTTCAAGACCACAGTAGTTCTGGCTACAGTAGAATAAAGTACAACAACAGCACTGCAGGTGTCTAGACGAGTGAAAACAGTGACAATCAAACAAATACAATCAAAGATCAAGAACATgcaatttgttagtttggcaagtcccatagtcccacatcggggaaatcaagtttggtatctcctgtttaacctataaataagggtctgggctttgaagtcagaaacaccacaagtggcaccacaagaaaaacctaagtgtttactttgggtttaagtccacactcagttaaatagtttgggtttttcttgtttagtattttcgggtgttttatggcctaggaacatcttcctaaggcatttgtaatagtcccttttatagtagtgatttgctcctctttcgtccgtggatgtaggtcaaagtcaattgaccgaaccacgtaaatctggtgttcttgtcgcttttatttcttccgctttattgtctttgttgggttgccaaaattactctttggtaaatatcctgaggctagctctaacaaactggtatcagagcctggtttcgggatcttttggcaacgataccaataacaaagattgttgtcgagaaattcgacagaaatgtcaacttcggcttgtggcaactcaagatggaggtcattctagttcaagacggagttgatttggtactatagggagcttagagcattccagatgatatgtcaaaagaagagcttgcgggtatggataagaaggcccgatcaagcatcattctaaatctctctgacgaggttttacgggaggtagctacggagactacggctaagagcatgtgggacaagcttaaagccttgtacatgaagaggacagtggataatcgtctctacttaaagcagagtttatatatgcttcggatgactgaaggtacatctatactctcacatcttgataagtttgattttttgattatggatttggagaatatagatgcaaaaattgatgatgaggataaggccctgttactcttgtgttctcttccccaatcttttaagcatttccgtgatactttgatttatggaaaaaaatagtttcgtatcaagaaattaaatccgcactgaaatctaaggagcagatagacaggaatatcactggggaaagtagagagaatcaggctgagggtctggttgtcaggggtagaatggataaaagagaatttgacagtagtagatctaaatccagacatagaaatttggaatgcagatattgtcataaaatgggggcacattaaatctgattgctttaaattgaaaaataaattaaagcaaaaggaaaattttgttgagaaaactattgaatccgctgaagttagtgtagcaactgatgagaatgttggaaatattttctttgctattgatgataggacaaggtctaaaaatgaatagattttagattcgggttgttcttatcacatgtgtcccaatagggatttgttttccacatatgaatattgtaattgtggaattgttttgatgggcaataatgccgcatgtgatgttgttggtagaggaacaatccgaattaaaatgcatgatggtattgtgaggacgctcactaatgttagacatgttcctgatttaaaaaagaatctcatctctttaggcatcctagaggcccttgggtgtaaatacacagctgaaggtggagttatgaaagtttctataagtgctcttgttattatgaaagcttgtaggtctggtagcttgtatattctgcatggaactactgtcacaggttcggttgcagtctcgtcatcatcattgtctaattctgacatcaccaaattatggcatatgcgtttgggttatatgagcgaaaaaggtttgaacaTATTGagtaaaaggggtctactttgcggacagagtactaggctactggatttttgtgaacattgcatttttggaaagcagaaaagagtcagtttcaattctccggcagttcacaaaacaaaaggtactttTGACTATATGCATTcaaacctttggggtccagctcatgttcagtctaagggtggtgctaggtatatgttgactttcattgacgattattccagaaaaatttgagtttattttctgaagcataaaaatgatgtttttctaacctttaaacaatgaaaggttttgattgagaagcaaacaggtaaacagattaagcggcttcgaacagataatggcatggaattttgtgaatgtgactttaatgaattctgcaaaaatgaaggaatcgttcggcattgcACTATcaggatgacgcctcaacaaaatggtgtggctgaacgtatgaacagaacactcttggagagaggaaggtgtatgatctcaaatgcagggttaataaaggacttttgggcagagacaATTAATATGAcctattacgttgtcaaccgcgctccttctgcagcacttaactttaaaactccggaggaagtttggtcaggtactcctgctgattattctgatttaaaaatttttgggtgtccagcatacatgcatataaatgaaggaaaattaaagcctcgagctaaaaaatgtattttccttgggtatgcttctggggtgaaaggatacagattatggtattctgatcccaaatctccaaaatttataatcaatagagatgttacttttgatgaattgttcatgttatcttccaaagaggattctactagttgtacaaatgatagtgcgcagaagcaggtggagcttgagattggtagttcagattattttaagtcgaactcttctactcaaagaatgccagtagatgatcccgagtctactgacgcagatgatctagaggaagagcaatattccatagccaagaatagaccatggagagatattcgactaccacaaagatatgcaaatttggttgcatatgctttgtctgttgcagaagaaacaagtgaagttggtgagcctacttcctactcagatgtagtttcttgtgataattccgctaggtGGTTGATTACGATGAataaagaaattgaatctctccatcagaatagaacttgggatcttgtgaagccgccttcggataagaaaattgttggatgtaaATGAGATATCATTGTTGagagaaaggtccttgttcagaaaattcatacgaaagacAATCTAGTTGatctgcttacgaagcctcttccggtttacaagttcaagcagtgcttggacttggttggtgttcattattggtgattgcccattgaggcttttatgaagaaagtggagcaagttttgttgggacataccaaggtggagatttgttagtttgacaagtctcatagtcccacatcggagaaatcaagtttggtatctcatGTTTaacctataaataagggtctgggctttgaagtcagaaacACCACAAGTGACACCACAAGAAAAATCTAAGTGtttactttgggtttaagtctggcttatagtttggattttttttgtttagttttttcgggtgttttatgacctaggaacatcttcctaagacatttataatagtcgcttttatagtagtgatttattctttttttcgtccgtggatgtaagtcaattgaccgaaccacgtaaatctggtgttcttgtcgcttttatttctTCCGctgggttaccaaaattacctttggtaaatatcctgaggctagctctaacacAAATAATGAGAAAATAAGAACCCGTCCACGAGGCGACCGAGGCGGTGGAAGGGAGACCGGAGGCGATGGCGGAGTAGGGGAGCGGGGGGTCGGGGGTCTGGAGGCAACGCAAGGTGAGGGGCCGCGGCCGCCGACGAAGGCGTGCGGTGGAGGGGAGAAGCGGCCGCCGACGAAGGCGTGCGGTGGAGGGGAGAAGCGGCTTATGGTTAGGAGTAGGGCTTGATATGAGAAACCTTGTAGTTACTTTGGCTGCTTCCATTACCACCGtagtctctctctatctctctctccgtTTCTTGTTTCTTGATGGCTTCTTCTCCGTCTCCGCCGGTTAATGCTCCGCGATAAATAGGCGAAGGGGCCAAAGAATCGATGGGAGGCAACCGCCTCCGGAGGCAGACCGGAGAGGTCACTGAGTGGTGCGGGGGCCTGTGGGGCCACTTCATACTTGTTTGTCTtaaatggaaaaataaaaaaatgcatattatatatataggttTAAAATCTATAAAAGGATGAATTTATCCCAATGAATTTAGTATAGCTTATTAATCATTAGGGACTATGATTACTAAGAATTATTACGATAGTCAAATGATAGTTTGTTGATGAGGATTTAATGCGAAATTAATTTGttttgtgaatatatatatatatatatatattgaatatgtaattttaatttttttttaaagatcatataattttattattatcttggaACAGCAATATCCAAAGAATGGAAAGGTGAGGAAGATACGGTGGTTTGAGTTGATGCATGGAAGATGACCATTTCCCTCTTATCTCGCTCTCTCCCCCTCCCCCACCATCACAGCCACGTGCCACTTTCTCTCTCCTGTGCCGTCACATTGGCTTCTCTTTTCTTTGAAGATTTATGTTGGACTCTCGGGATCAGTGCATGTCTAGAGGATTAACACAGCACTGGTGGTGAGTGTGGCTGAATAAGTGTACAAATAATATTGCAGCAATGGTGGTGAGTATGATTTTTTTGCTTTTATTAGACCTATATGTGTCAAATTTGGAGAGTTAAAAGTGATTCGGATTTGACGACTTCACGGAGGCGTGCAGGGAAGCAGCAACCGTGACACCAAAGTTCCATGAACTCTTTCGGGCACCTCATTAGTTAAGCTCACGAGTAGAGGATGAGGAGACGATCACAGGTGTTGAGGTCGACGTATGCGGCTTCTGTTGGGTTCATCGCCCGtgataaagatattattcacTTCACAGGTTTAGCGTATATATTTAACGTTTTATTATCAAATTTGATCTAATTAATATTTCCTCAGGATAACAACCATTTGCTTCGACATCCttcaaacaaacttaaaaagaaaaagggaCAACAACCCTTTGCTTTGATATCCTCCGTACAAATCCAATATatcacgacgatgaacatatatTTATGATGAGGAGGCAGAGCTGCAATAATTTCATATATCCTAGAAAAATGAGATACAATCGAAATGCATATCTCCGCGAGTTTCTTGTCATCCTAGTAAAAAGCACTTCTTGAGTGATTCCGCGCCAACATAACCACAAGATTTAAACAATCAACGCAATAGAGAACAAACGCGCTACCAGAATAAATCATTAACGCATCAGAGAACAATATCATATCCGCTATACAAAACTTTACAAACGAGACCGCCCATTCATTGTAAATGCAAAAAAGTGCAGGTTAGCATAAGCCTTCTCTCAATTGGATACATGAGTTAGCGATTTCTTGTGAAGAAAGGATGCAAGAGAGCTGCGTTTGCTGCCAATCGGTCTGCAGGATCGTATCTCAGAAGCCCCTGTAAAAGATCGATGAAGTCCCCAGCTGAATGATCTGAGTGCTGCATCACCAGATTCTACAAAGAAAAGCTATCATAAGACAGCTCGAATCATCACAAAAACCGACACACTGTCCTCCCAACTCTTTTACATTAGCAAATAACGGGTAATTAAATGATAGATAAATCTGTATTAAATAAGGTAGTACCTGCAGCCGAGGAAGTTTCAACACAGCTTTCATGCTCTCTCTTGAGGTTGCACCCTCAGGCCAATTCAAATGACCCCTTCGAACATACCTCTCGGCATCTCGGCTGCAAGAAAATTATAGGGACAAACAGTCGATTACAGCTACTCGATGCAGGTTGTAGTAATTTTAAAAACTTATAAATATATCAATATATCAGGGACTTACGCTGCAAGTCGCAGCATGTTAGAAGGTAATGGTCCAAGAACCCGCTCCATCATGGCCAGGTGTTCCAAGTTCTCATGGGTCTGAAACAAAGTCTCACCCTGCACCAATGTTTCGTGGCTTTGAGTTATGCCGAAGAATGTTAACAGATTTTAAAACAAAGATGCTCCTCTCTGATAAACATACTGAGCAAAGTTCAACAAGAATACAACCGACGCTCCAAATATCACAGGGATAGCTCCATCCAAGTCCTAAACTCAATCATTAATATTATCAAACAATAAGTAAATGGATGCAAACAAAATGCTCTTTGTTCATTAAACAGAACTCACCCAAGATAACCTCAGGTGCCCGATAATGTCTCGTAGACACTACATAACTATTGTCGTGACGATCATAAGTTGTGCTTCCAAAATCAATCACCTTGATGGCACTTGATTTTGGCAATCTCTTGAAGTAGGAACCCTGTTTCGGAGATCGGGATGACACCTAAGTAAACAGTTGACTATTAGTGCTGCAATGGCATTCCAATGGTTATTTAACCACAAAGAAACGAAGGATTCAGCTAACCTATTACTAAGAGCAAATGTCAACCATAAGGTCAAAGTTATTTTCAACAAACTCTAAGCTACATCATTTAAGACAGAAATAGAATAGTACTTTGTAATCAGGTACTTTGATGTACTCCGGAGAAACAAGAAGAATATTCTCAGGCTTTAAATCAGTGTGAATGAGGCGCATGTCATGCATAACTGCAAACAAATAGATAAAAGGAAGTGACTACAGAAGATTCAGAAAAGTTAAAACCACTGGTAAGAGATCATCAAATCTCAAGTAACAGTGGCCAATAGTAAGCAACAAGATACAAGCCCCTCATGAGAGTGAAGGCATTGTTCCATTGCAAAGCTATTATTATGGCCCAAGAATTTAGGCCTTTACTACCACACTTTTTATAGGTTATATAACCATAAGGGTAAAACAAAACAAGCAGAAAAACACAGATGAagatgaacaataaaaaaaaagatgtggAAGTACTGTCTACACACATGCTACACATTCCAATAGTTGTCTGGCAAACTCGCGGACAAGATCAATTGGAAATGAGCGATAACTGTTTTTGCGTAGAAAATCGTATAAGCTTGGACCAAGCTTCTCAAATACCTGTTAAGATCATTTAAGTTGACAGATATTTTCAACTCCCAACTGTATTTGGGAAAGTAGGGAAATTATCACAACTCATATACTTACAATACAGATATGGTTACGATAGTCAAACCAGTTCCGTATTTGCACACAACTGCAAGAATGCACCATCTTATACATGTATAATCTTAAACctactaaaacaactaaaaagagtaaATCTAAAAATTAGAGGCAACATAAGTGATGCACAAGACTTACCGACTTGCATTCTTATCATACTTCCCAAGCTGTTGCAGCATATTAATCTCTATCATAGCAGCTTCTCTGTACTTATTGATGCCCCGGACAATTTTGATGGCTACCATTTCCTCCCTTTCCCTATCCCAACATTCCAGAACCTGCCCAAAGGTACCTGAAATCACAGGACAAGAAAAAGTGATGAAATGAACTACAGGGGGGAAAGATGGACCACTTGGAAACTGGCAGAGGACAGCATTAGCAGTAAATGAGATAAATCCCACTGAGCTTCCATGCAAGGAGAAAATGATTTATATGAAAGATTAGGAGGGATATCAACTTGCCTTCACCCATTTTGCTGTGAATCTTAtctgccaaaaaagaaaaaagaaaagaaagtatgAAGTCAGATAAACAGTAGCAGCATCCACAGAAAGCAAAACGATGTCAATACAAGAAAATCCAACAATGTCAAagcaaaaaaaacatattttagaAACATTGTAGGTGATAACTCATAGTAGATTGAATAATTAAGGATGTTACTGTTTTCAAAACATTAATCAATAAAGTATAAATAATAAGACAGACTTGTGATAGATGAAAAATAGATTAGATCATAGATAGTAATAAAAAACAACCATGAAGAATAGATATATTTCTTTAATCCTATGATAAAACTTGGGTATCACAATCTTATATACTTTATAAAAAATTGACTCAAAAAATATCACTTAGCCAAATAATCAGTCCAATTGGCTAAAGGCATTAAGAAGTTGTCAAAATGATGCAAACTCTGGCATATACCGAAGGTTTCTAGAAAGACAGACTTTTTAACAGATAGATCACACAGCATATACAGCAAAACCAGcagagagaaagaaaatttggaaaAAATGATAAGTATGATTACAGCGAGAGGTTAAATTTTCTCCaagttcaaacttgtaatgtccaTCTTTATCATCTCCTCTCCAAGGAGGGGAAGCATCTCGTTCCTGATCCTTTGCAGACTGGGATGCACAAGTGTGATCTGAAGCACCCCCCGAAGGAACCAAGCTCTTCAAGTTAACTTCTTGTCCACATAAGATACCTATTTGAGCCTACAGACAaccattgatttatttttctcccATCCAACAAACAAAATCATTATTTccttataaatttattttcttcACTTTCGTGATGGACATTCAGAAAACTGGTTGCTGTTGACAAACAAGAAAGCCTAAAGCCACTCTACAAGGAACAATATCAAGCTTCATAGAATGTCAAGGGTCAAGCACATGCTAATATGAATATGCATTTATCAGATCAAAATTCCTTATAATACATTAACAAGCCAGTGGATTAATCCTCACCTAAGAACAATtgcaatatttgataaacaagaaACTCACCCTGTTGTGTCAGTGACTTTTGTTAGAATACGAATATAAGTTCAACATAATAGCTATCACAGACATCAATAGCTTCACGTAATGACAAAGAAAAAATGGAAACACTGAAAAAAGAAGTTAAATGAAAGTTAAAATTATCTCTCGATCACAATTTCCTGTTTAAAAATGATAAGTGAAGGGAATTGATTTTCAATAAATAATTCGTTCCTTTCTTTTAAAGAGCACGATATACAAATTCGACTCTATTTTAAGGGAAAAAGCAGCGTCATGTCTGCTTCTTTCAGCTATCTATTCATAAGAACCAAGAAACATATCAAGTTCCTACACGAAGAGATACTCCGCCTCGAATCCAGATCTGGCATATCATAAATCTTCTAAAATCATAGTCAATTTCCAAAAATTTATCCGCTTATTTATGGGAAAACGTTGATACTTTTCTAGCTCATACTACGAAGTCTTCAAAATCAtgcagaaaagaacaaaaaagacgACGACGAGCACCAGCGAAGAAGGATACACAACGGTTACCCAGATCCATCAAGATAGAAACAAAAAAGATTATTGAAAAGACAAACTACAAGATCAAACACGAAATATAAAAGaaagaacaaataaaaagtaaattCCGAGATATCACCTCATCTTACCGCTAGATCTAAAGAAAAACTGCCCTTGATCTACCCGATCCGAGATCAGATGATAAAATAGAAGAATCAAAACAAGGGAGAACAACAAGGGGGCAATACCTTGGCCGCGGTAAGGGGGTCAACGTCCCACCCTAACCTCGGGCGCTTCCGGGGCCGGCGATCCATCAGAGGGTGGGGAAACTCCTTCAAGCATTCGATCTCCATGATCGACTCGAttcgagagagaaagaggagggagTAATTGAGATCGGAAGACGGAGATGAGGAGGAATAGGATTCTTGTCACGGAAGAAACGTTAACCCGAACCctagaaaaggaggaggataaCAGACGCGGAAGGAGGCGATGCGGTGGCCGACTGTGCACCGCACGTCGtgcatatatatagagagagaagagagaaaccCTAGCCATGGTCAAATTCTTCGCCAACTCGGGTTTGTAGCTAATCCTTAATTGGGTTAATGTAACCGGTAGAGTCCAATACCTACCCATCAAATTCGTCTTCGAACTAAAttaacactttgattttttttatttaattagatgaatataaaaaatatagtttATTAATAGAtaaattcatattatttttttattttatcttaaaaCACGTTTCACGAGACCACAAACTATTTGAGCTATAAATTAACTGATTTTTTAGGTCGTTCAGATCAAATCATACTCGATCATGCGACattcagatcagatcacactcgATCGCATGATATGATCTTGTAAATATTATTGGATTCAAAGGCAGCCTTACATGGGCTTTTTATTGGATCGCATGGGCTCAAATCTGAAGAGCAGTAAGGATGATACAGATTGTAGAGTCTGAATTGCAAAGAGCCTTTCTATGATGCTTAGCTACGAATTGCATGACTCTTGACGCTAAACTACGAATTAATCTGATGAGTGATGATACGAAGCCACAGGAAACGCCAAGTTTTCCACGCGTTTGTGGAAGGATTAGTGTGATCACTGTTTTGACGCGCAAGTCCACGTTTGAAAGTAGAACGCTTTAT encodes the following:
- the LOC135588469 gene encoding serine/threonine-protein kinase AFC2-like isoform X1 produces the protein MEIECLKEFPHPLMDRRPRKRPRLGWDVDPLTAAKAQIGILCGQEVNLKSLVPSGGASDHTCASQSAKDQERDASPPWRGDDKDGHYKFELGENLTSRYKIHSKMGEGTFGQVLECWDREREEMVAIKIVRGINKYREAAMIEINMLQQLGKYDKNASRCVQIRNWFDYRNHICIVFEKLGPSLYDFLRKNSYRSFPIDLVREFARQLLECVAFMHDMRLIHTDLKPENILLVSPEYIKVPDYKVSSRSPKQGSYFKRLPKSSAIKVIDFGSTTYDRHDNSYVVSTRHYRAPEVILGLGWSYPCDIWSVGCILVELCSGETLFQTHENLEHLAMMERVLGPLPSNMLRLAARDAERYVRRGHLNWPEGATSRESMKAVLKLPRLQLFFVESGDAALRSFSWGLHRSFTGASEIRSCRPIGSKRSSLASFLHKKSLTHVSN
- the LOC135588469 gene encoding serine/threonine-protein kinase AFC2-like isoform X2 — encoded protein: MEIECLKEFPHPLMDRRPRKRPRLGWDVDPLTAAKAQIGILCGQEVNLKSLVPSGGASDHTCASQSAKDQERDASPPWRGDDKDGHYKFELGENLTSRYKIHSKMGEGTFGQVLECWDREREEMVAIKIVRGINKYREAAMIEINMLQQLGKYDKNASRCVQIRNWFDYRNHICIVFEKLGPSLYDFLRKNSYRSFPIDLVREFARQLLECVAFMHDMRLIHTDLKPENILLVSPEYIKVPDYKVSSRSPKQGSYFKRLPKSSAIKVIDFGSTTYDRHDNSYVVSTRHYRAPEVILGLGWSYPCDIWSVGCILVELCSGETLFQTHENLEHLAMMERVLGPLPSNMLRLAARDAERYVRRGHLNWPEGATSRESMKAVLKLPRLQNLVMQHSDHSAGDFIDLLQGLLRYDPADRLAANAALLHPFFTRNR